Proteins encoded by one window of Candidatus Sumerlaea chitinivorans:
- a CDS encoding N-acetylmuramoyl-L-alanine amidase, with amino-acid sequence MRLYTTLAVLVAATSLSWAQTAKVCIDPGHGGSDSGAVGNGQQEKTNVLNTGLKFKAWLDKDTQDPNGGGSWNVIMTRSTDVYVSLQGRCDIANNNGANRFMSIHNNAASDTSANGTETFSYSSTGTAADLRNKIQDRMIQAWNRTNRGVKTASFYVLVYTNMPATLSELAFITNAGDAVYTGSSSWQDVAGKAHMFALQNHYGLTAYTPVTAQNYIVDNGTSGFSASSNWWTSTSTAGYYGTNYHVRGTAAVSDPAQWTANLAASGNYQIYAWWTAGTNRAPSAPYILPNGTTVNVNQQANGGQWNLLGTVNLSAGNQTTKLSCWTTSGYYVIADAIKYYGPQ; translated from the coding sequence ATGAGGCTTTACACTACACTTGCCGTCCTTGTGGCGGCGACGTCCCTTTCGTGGGCACAGACCGCGAAAGTGTGCATCGACCCGGGTCATGGTGGTTCCGACTCGGGTGCCGTTGGGAATGGGCAACAAGAGAAAACAAACGTCCTGAACACCGGCCTGAAGTTTAAAGCTTGGTTGGACAAGGACACGCAAGATCCCAACGGCGGCGGATCGTGGAACGTGATCATGACCCGTTCTACAGATGTGTATGTCTCGCTCCAAGGCCGTTGCGACATTGCGAACAACAATGGCGCGAACCGCTTCATGAGCATCCACAACAATGCTGCGTCCGATACCTCAGCGAATGGTACGGAGACGTTCTCGTATTCGTCCACCGGCACCGCGGCGGATCTCCGGAACAAGATTCAAGACCGGATGATTCAGGCGTGGAACCGTACGAATCGCGGCGTGAAGACAGCAAGCTTCTACGTGCTGGTTTATACGAACATGCCGGCCACCCTCAGCGAGCTTGCTTTTATCACCAACGCGGGAGACGCTGTGTACACGGGTAGCTCCTCGTGGCAGGATGTAGCTGGCAAGGCCCACATGTTCGCCCTTCAGAACCACTATGGCTTGACCGCATACACTCCGGTAACGGCCCAAAACTACATCGTCGACAACGGTACGTCGGGGTTCAGCGCGTCAAGCAACTGGTGGACGAGCACGTCAACCGCGGGCTATTATGGGACGAACTATCATGTCCGTGGGACTGCGGCAGTGAGCGATCCAGCGCAGTGGACTGCCAACCTCGCGGCGTCCGGCAACTACCAGATCTACGCATGGTGGACGGCCGGCACGAACCGTGCGCCAAGTGCCCCGTACATTCTGCCTAACGGCACAACGGTGAACGTGAACCAGCAGGCGAACGGCGGCCAGTGGAATCTGCTTGGCACGGTCAACCTGTCTGCAGGCAATCAGACCACGAAGCTGTCCTGCTGGACCACGAGCGGCTACTACGTGATTGCCGACGCGATCAAGTACTACGGGCCACAGTGA
- a CDS encoding Protease-related protein, with the protein MSDSANIRNTNSNARFIFVGVASLLLGGVLWWRFAEPKRVEEPSSGKSSSQALSKSANSTTASVARLENVFFLPEADQSYASQPRVSSRKQPVVNGTRRLGPPRAVTSKAEGEFIAPRWSPDGLELLFSRPGYAGLFVKGADGGKLIQVTDKEGVGFKTKWNPDGSITALSNTGEKQTFLPDGTPAEGPSPYDDDSYVGAFTKDDKVYYRAAPGEPARVVSEGDDRFYGGVVSPDGRYIVYNGLYSGLYIKPLDGSGPTVYLGEGYSPSWLPDSSGIVYNISVDDGHQILASDLYLATVDGTNISNLTQTPDTIELNPSVSPDGSAVAYESDGVIYVAPLY; encoded by the coding sequence ATGAGTGATTCAGCAAATATTCGCAACACGAATTCTAATGCAAGGTTCATTTTCGTGGGTGTTGCAAGTCTGTTACTGGGGGGCGTGCTGTGGTGGCGTTTTGCTGAACCGAAAAGGGTCGAGGAGCCTTCATCCGGCAAGTCCTCCTCTCAGGCCCTTTCAAAGAGCGCGAACTCCACGACAGCCTCCGTGGCTCGACTAGAGAACGTCTTCTTTCTACCGGAGGCTGATCAAAGCTATGCCTCCCAGCCTCGTGTCTCATCTCGCAAGCAACCAGTGGTGAATGGTACGCGGCGGTTGGGTCCCCCGCGTGCTGTCACGTCAAAAGCCGAGGGAGAATTCATAGCACCTCGTTGGTCTCCCGATGGCCTGGAGCTTTTGTTCTCGCGGCCGGGCTATGCGGGGCTCTTCGTGAAAGGGGCCGACGGGGGGAAGCTGATTCAGGTCACGGATAAAGAAGGCGTAGGGTTCAAGACCAAATGGAATCCTGACGGCAGCATCACTGCGCTGTCCAACACCGGTGAAAAACAGACGTTCTTGCCCGATGGCACCCCCGCCGAGGGCCCCTCTCCGTACGATGACGATTCGTATGTGGGGGCTTTCACCAAAGATGACAAAGTCTATTACCGCGCGGCACCAGGAGAACCGGCTCGGGTGGTGAGCGAAGGTGATGATCGCTTTTATGGCGGGGTGGTGAGCCCGGATGGTCGTTACATTGTTTATAATGGCCTCTACTCGGGGCTGTACATTAAGCCGCTCGATGGGAGTGGTCCCACCGTGTACCTTGGCGAAGGCTACTCTCCCTCGTGGCTACCCGACAGTTCTGGGATTGTCTACAACATCTCCGTGGACGATGGCCATCAGATCCTCGCAAGCGATCTCTATCTTGCGACGGTGGACGGGACGAACATTTCGAATCTCACTCAGACCCCCGACACGATCGAACTGAATCCATCGGTAAGCCCAGATGGGTCCGCGGTTGCGTACGAGTCTGACGGCGTGATTTACGTCGCACCACTTTATTAG
- a CDS encoding Polysaccharide deacetylase encodes MSVAFVHVDLDDVWALGECYGFPVPEDERHWVYRDGLPRFVEIFREFGIKATFFVVGADAEQSSPAAMLRDLSATGHRLANHSYSHNLRLRSLEETAIREEVRRAHEAIHASTGVKPIGFRAPGYGISKTLLQALTEQGYRYDSSLMPTPFGGVFRWLDGRLRKRYGTSSPQKAQYPIFSDCLTSLRPFHPTSEDSGGQRIALPLTEIPVAASPFLRLPTQAGVCMQLGYIYFAAIALLYRSAPNVPWVFLAHGVDLTDFSASRIPLLRESRFFSLPIARRCDFYRRFLERVLQLREVVLVEEWVETFG; translated from the coding sequence ATGAGCGTCGCGTTCGTCCATGTTGATCTGGATGATGTGTGGGCACTGGGAGAATGTTATGGTTTTCCTGTCCCCGAGGACGAACGGCACTGGGTTTATCGGGATGGGCTCCCCCGCTTCGTCGAAATCTTTCGTGAGTTTGGGATCAAGGCAACTTTCTTCGTCGTTGGCGCCGACGCAGAGCAATCCTCGCCTGCCGCAATGCTGCGCGACCTCTCCGCTACTGGACATCGGCTCGCGAATCACAGTTACTCGCATAACTTGCGGTTGCGCTCACTGGAAGAAACAGCTATCCGAGAAGAAGTACGCCGTGCGCACGAGGCCATCCACGCTTCCACTGGGGTTAAGCCGATTGGGTTTCGCGCACCCGGGTACGGCATCTCTAAGACCTTGCTCCAGGCCCTCACGGAGCAGGGCTACCGCTACGACTCCTCCCTAATGCCCACCCCATTTGGTGGAGTCTTTCGGTGGCTGGATGGGCGACTTCGCAAGCGCTATGGCACCTCAAGCCCACAAAAGGCGCAGTATCCTATATTCAGCGATTGTCTCACTTCTCTGCGCCCCTTTCACCCCACAAGTGAAGATTCAGGAGGTCAGCGTATTGCCTTGCCTCTGACGGAAATTCCTGTGGCGGCGAGCCCTTTCCTGCGGTTACCAACCCAAGCCGGTGTCTGCATGCAGTTGGGCTACATCTACTTTGCAGCAATTGCGCTTCTTTATCGCTCAGCTCCAAATGTCCCGTGGGTTTTCTTAGCCCACGGGGTGGACCTGACTGATTTCTCAGCAAGCAGGATCCCACTCCTTAGGGAGTCGCGTTTTTTCTCGCTGCCCATTGCCCGGAGATGTGATTTCTATCGTCGCTTCTTGGAAAGAGTGCTTCAGCTCCGCGAGGTGGTTTTGGTTGAGGAGTGGGTGGAAACTTTTGGCTAA
- a CDS encoding Xanthan lyase, producing the protein MSVKCSKYLCVLVFLLLGGHEAFSQPQTPPPSTTGQSTALSLEVTTGPLASMLPTKTKVVRITPSNAFVEVEFSSRAVERPWRPSDVQALKTEVAGQLGRTSSAEIRVVVGGRPIEDYVPPAYRAHSSPRCGPTTAPPHAKTPLVERVRPGIPKPTHGLAGRHIVVWASHGRYYAETTQQWEWQRPRMFTTVEDLLTMSIVNNYLIPMLENAGAVVISCRERDYQVNEVVVDDEDGGELRSGGCGFVRATGFRPSAAAGFRSGVRQYDEKVNPHTLGLSHEWQRGFGQGSFEWIPRIPTDGDYAVYVSYAGGTDRATNALYRVHHTGGTTEFRVNQQMMGNMWVYLGTFRFASGVNPDRGRVELVAASDTNGTLSADAVKIGGGMGNVAREGQVSGFPRYAEGAWYWFQYSGAELPVFYPAGKDEYMRDYASRPEFVNYLLGAPRGPAANPAFGGKGVPVDLAFALHTDAGIATGTVGTLSIYKLRGEDKQAVFPDGRDRMLSRDLADLVQTQIVEDIRALYCSSWTRRDLAERDLAEARRPHVPTVLIELLSHQNYDDMKFMLDPRFKRDVARAIYKGMLRFLATEYGFEPVPTPLPPRLLGAFARNGKVRLVWNWTNDPLEPRARATAFVLYRRVGNGGWDNGTLVGDGSTTSVEVPLISANPWAIESFALSAINEGGESLLSDELSVCVGKPAPRALIVNAFTRLCGPAMETGRDITLSSAGTYAREGVNRQLDRGVTEGWHAGLTGDQYDFDRNHAWVGEDTPFNNAQPGHGASFGDLETTQVLGKPRDLVRRHGQAFADCQWGFDSVTAEAIPLLDPAVTRQQYAAVDWILGEQRTTLPPPAHAAGQGEADRMQPAFQTWPVVHRDFIQRYLAAGGKLIASGSYVATDLVLGPGADAAGQAFLKNTLRCKWTTDHASKSRNLLLTLGKDTKGARFHISSGIGEDGVYAPSAVGGVANAAKDGVLWLRYEDSGVGAAVAARSGNGEVVVMAFPLECVTGERNRSSLLQSALNVPLPPPQNSSAQP; encoded by the coding sequence ATGTCGGTCAAATGTTCAAAGTACCTTTGCGTGCTGGTCTTCCTACTCCTTGGAGGGCACGAGGCTTTTTCGCAGCCACAAACCCCTCCACCGTCTACCACTGGCCAGTCGACGGCGCTGAGTCTGGAAGTGACCACCGGCCCATTGGCATCCATGTTGCCGACGAAAACCAAGGTGGTACGCATCACACCGTCGAATGCATTTGTGGAAGTAGAATTCTCTTCACGTGCGGTTGAACGTCCATGGCGCCCCTCAGATGTCCAAGCGCTCAAGACAGAGGTAGCGGGACAGCTTGGACGAACGTCCTCGGCGGAAATCCGGGTAGTCGTTGGTGGACGTCCAATCGAAGATTACGTGCCTCCCGCCTACCGTGCCCACTCGAGTCCGCGTTGCGGGCCCACCACTGCCCCACCACACGCCAAAACGCCGCTCGTCGAGCGGGTTCGGCCGGGCATTCCGAAACCGACGCATGGTTTGGCGGGGCGTCACATTGTCGTGTGGGCGAGCCACGGTCGTTACTATGCCGAGACGACCCAGCAATGGGAATGGCAACGGCCAAGAATGTTCACAACGGTCGAAGACCTGTTAACCATGTCCATCGTCAATAACTACCTCATTCCCATGCTGGAGAACGCCGGTGCGGTGGTGATTTCGTGCCGCGAACGCGATTACCAAGTGAACGAGGTCGTGGTGGATGACGAGGACGGTGGCGAGCTCAGGAGCGGTGGATGTGGATTCGTCCGCGCCACGGGATTTCGACCCAGTGCCGCTGCTGGTTTTCGGTCCGGTGTCCGCCAGTACGACGAGAAGGTGAACCCCCATACTCTCGGACTTAGCCACGAATGGCAACGCGGGTTTGGTCAGGGAAGCTTCGAGTGGATTCCTCGCATTCCCACCGATGGCGACTATGCAGTCTACGTTTCCTATGCGGGAGGCACAGACCGTGCAACCAACGCCCTGTACCGTGTGCATCACACGGGTGGCACAACCGAGTTTCGCGTAAATCAGCAAATGATGGGCAACATGTGGGTTTATTTGGGGACTTTCCGCTTTGCCAGCGGAGTAAACCCCGACCGAGGACGAGTGGAGCTGGTTGCCGCAAGCGATACAAATGGCACCCTAAGCGCCGACGCAGTGAAGATTGGCGGAGGCATGGGGAATGTCGCTCGTGAAGGTCAGGTCAGCGGGTTTCCGAGATACGCGGAGGGTGCGTGGTATTGGTTCCAGTACAGTGGGGCGGAGCTGCCAGTTTTCTATCCCGCCGGCAAGGACGAGTACATGCGTGATTACGCCAGCCGTCCGGAGTTTGTGAATTATCTCTTGGGAGCTCCGCGCGGCCCTGCGGCCAATCCTGCCTTTGGCGGCAAGGGGGTGCCCGTCGACCTCGCTTTTGCGCTCCATACCGATGCGGGAATCGCCACTGGAACGGTGGGCACACTCAGCATTTACAAATTACGCGGTGAGGATAAGCAAGCCGTCTTCCCCGACGGTCGAGATCGCATGCTGAGCCGCGATCTTGCAGATCTCGTGCAGACCCAAATCGTTGAGGATATTCGAGCTCTTTATTGCAGCTCGTGGACCCGGCGTGATTTGGCCGAACGCGACCTGGCCGAGGCACGGCGGCCACACGTCCCCACGGTCCTGATCGAACTCCTCTCGCACCAGAATTACGACGACATGAAGTTCATGTTGGACCCGCGTTTCAAGCGTGATGTCGCACGGGCCATCTACAAGGGAATGCTGCGATTCTTAGCTACCGAGTATGGGTTCGAGCCCGTGCCAACTCCCTTGCCTCCACGCCTGCTGGGCGCATTTGCACGCAATGGAAAAGTCAGACTCGTCTGGAACTGGACAAACGATCCGCTCGAACCACGAGCCCGCGCCACGGCTTTTGTCCTTTATCGCCGCGTTGGCAACGGCGGCTGGGATAACGGTACCCTTGTCGGAGATGGAAGCACGACGTCTGTCGAAGTCCCACTGATCAGCGCGAATCCGTGGGCCATCGAAAGCTTTGCGCTTAGTGCCATCAACGAAGGTGGGGAATCCCTACTTTCGGACGAACTCAGCGTGTGCGTTGGGAAGCCAGCTCCGCGCGCCTTGATTGTCAATGCGTTCACGCGCCTCTGCGGTCCCGCCATGGAAACTGGGCGCGATATTACCCTAAGTTCCGCGGGCACGTACGCGCGGGAAGGCGTGAATCGTCAGCTGGACCGCGGGGTTACCGAGGGTTGGCACGCCGGCCTCACGGGGGACCAATACGACTTTGACCGAAACCACGCATGGGTGGGCGAAGACACTCCCTTCAATAACGCGCAACCCGGGCACGGCGCTTCCTTCGGGGATTTGGAAACCACACAGGTTCTGGGAAAGCCACGTGATTTGGTCCGACGCCATGGCCAAGCTTTCGCAGATTGTCAGTGGGGTTTCGATTCTGTCACCGCAGAGGCTATACCCTTGCTCGACCCAGCAGTGACTCGCCAGCAGTACGCGGCTGTGGACTGGATTCTTGGCGAGCAGCGGACAACGCTGCCTCCTCCCGCCCACGCAGCGGGGCAAGGCGAGGCTGACCGCATGCAGCCTGCTTTCCAAACGTGGCCGGTAGTCCATCGCGACTTTATCCAACGTTACCTTGCGGCAGGCGGGAAGCTCATCGCGTCTGGGAGCTACGTCGCCACGGACCTCGTGTTGGGGCCGGGCGCGGACGCTGCAGGACAGGCGTTTCTGAAAAACACTTTGCGGTGCAAGTGGACAACGGATCACGCGTCAAAGTCCCGCAATCTTCTCCTCACGCTCGGGAAGGATACTAAGGGCGCGCGCTTTCACATCAGCAGCGGTATCGGCGAAGATGGTGTGTACGCCCCCAGTGCAGTGGGCGGTGTGGCGAATGCAGCAAAGGACGGCGTCCTATGGCTGCGCTACGAAGATAGCGGTGTCGGGGCGGCTGTTGCTGCCCGAAGCGGAAACGGCGAAGTTGTCGTCATGGCGTTTCCACTGGAGTGTGTGACTGGGGAACGCAATCGTTCCAGCCTGCTCCAATCCGCGCTAAATGTTCCACTGCCTCCGCCCCAGAACTCATCTGCCCAACCGTAG
- a CDS encoding C-27 O-methyltransferase produces MFNITSREIEETLAKLEARNVRLREFGFDALRSVQDVVQAALPLSLPLLEIGTGKGRFLTELARHVEQVVSLDQDAAEQRIAQIQAIARGVARKIHFVRADARHLPFPDQAFGSVISMNTFHHVTDPLQVLQEMVRVVGSNGKIVISDFNEEGFDALARLHRSEGREHPRGNAPLSLLAEFLRVRGWHVERRSGHCQDILVAYGPAGCTM; encoded by the coding sequence ATGTTCAACATTACCAGTCGTGAGATCGAAGAGACTCTTGCGAAACTTGAGGCACGCAATGTACGCCTGAGAGAATTTGGGTTTGATGCCCTGCGTTCCGTTCAGGATGTGGTGCAGGCGGCTTTGCCTCTTTCTCTGCCGCTTCTCGAAATTGGGACGGGCAAAGGGCGATTCTTAACGGAGTTAGCTCGACACGTAGAGCAGGTGGTCTCTCTGGACCAAGACGCTGCTGAACAAAGAATCGCCCAGATTCAAGCCATCGCAAGAGGTGTTGCGCGAAAGATCCACTTTGTCCGTGCCGATGCCCGGCACCTTCCATTTCCCGATCAGGCGTTTGGTTCGGTCATTTCCATGAACACCTTTCATCACGTCACAGACCCCTTGCAGGTGCTTCAAGAAATGGTGCGTGTCGTTGGTTCGAATGGAAAAATCGTCATTAGCGACTTCAATGAGGAGGGGTTTGACGCATTGGCACGGCTCCATCGCTCGGAGGGGCGAGAGCATCCCCGCGGAAATGCTCCGCTTTCCCTGTTAGCCGAGTTTCTCCGAGTGCGAGGCTGGCACGTGGAGCGCAGGTCGGGGCACTGCCAAGATATCCTTGTGGCATATGGGCCAGCCGGCTGCACGATGTAA